DNA from Synechococcus sp. CBW1108:
GCCGTAGCGATCGGTGGTCTTGACCTCGAGCCTCACCTCGCGCCCGACAGGCAGCCGCTGCTGCAAGTAGCCCCTGGCCTGCTGGCCATAGGGGCCCTGGGCTGTTTCTGGGGCATCGACACAGGCCAGTCGCACGGTGATGGCCTTGCCCGCCTGGCGGACGCGAATGGTGTCGCCGTCGCCGATCGAAAGGATGGTGGTACCACCGACCTGGGTGCACGGCGACAATTAGGTAGGCGAAGGAGAGCAGCCCATCCAGGTGGCAGACGGCCGCTGCCACTAGCTGCTCATCAGTACTGGTGACTGGAATGGCTTGAGATCCTGGGCGGTGGCCTCCAGGAATGCAACCAGGATCGTGACCAGCAGGATGTAGTCGCGCAGGGCTTGGTCCCAGGGGCCACGGTCTGTTGGCGGCTGGGCTGCCAAAAAGTGTTCCAGTGGTGCGCAGGGGCG
Protein-coding regions in this window:
- a CDS encoding thermonuclease family protein → MSPCTQVGGTTILSIGDGDTIRVRQAGKAITVRLACVDAPETAQGPYGQQARGYLQQRLPVGREVRLEVKTTDRYGRSVAEVTSEININLAMVEDGQAFSYRQYLGGCDAKEYLDAEHRASRRRYGVWQVPGGITRP